In the Dysidea avara chromosome 14, odDysAvar1.4, whole genome shotgun sequence genome, CACATGAATTGTTTGGCTGGGTGCTTTGTATAACTTCAGTTATTAATTTCATAAGAAACTGTAACATTGGCTATCGCAATCAGGAAACTTATACGTATCAACTAATGAACACGATGTTGAAATTTTAATTCACTACCTTTGCTTTCTGCAAGTGACTAAGTCCATCATAACCATCTAAGCACTTTGTATCCATCTTTGATTAAAGTTAGAAAATTTTTGTTTTGGTTTTAAGTTTGATTTCATATGCTACTTTCAAAATTGTTTTGGGGCCTTactataatatttatttatttattaaacagGTAATATCATATATTATCATCATGGGCAATTGAGGACAATATACTTGTGACAGGAGGTTGTGTATAACATCTGCCGTTCTGTTTCAAATAAATGCGCTATACATCACATGAAAGTTAATTCTCAGAATTGTTACTTGATATATGGAGCTACTAAGTACCACAGGTAGTATGATcgcaccaagtttcatcaaaatctgaAAAGTGACCCTGAATTCTTTGTTGATTTGACCTGCTACTCTATTGATGCAACTGACTGCTAcgtatatattatataagtgTGGCTTAATGTTAGAGCCCACACCTCCTCCATCAACAAGGTCAAGTTTATACCGTAATAGCTAAAGTACATAATATAAAAATATGTTATTCTTTTAATGGTCACAGTACAAAGTTATAATGATAAAAGTCTACATAAAGTCCatcaaatttgacaaaacaaggtaTGCACACACATCCGCTTCTTTGACTTTAGCCAATTAGCTATAACTTGACCATTCAGCATACTATGCAGCTACAATATTCAATGAATTCTTCCATAATATCATAAAATAAAACTAAGGCTCAAACAAATAGTCGATTATTCGGAACAATATTCGGCACAACTGTATTCGAATAATGAATTACGCAACGAATATTCGCACGTGCACCGTATAGGTAATAACAATAAAGTTAAGATGGCGGATGTTATTAGCAGTGAGTCTGATGTCGAGCAATATAGTGATAATGATTCACAAGGCGAAGAAGATGAAGAGGATAACGGGGAAGATAATGACGGGAGTACTACTGCTACTTCTACTAGTGAAGAAACTCGTAAATATAAATCGCAAGTGTGGAAGTTTTTTACTAAAAAGAATGCAAAATCCGTtgtttgcacactttgcaacaAAAGTTTAGCATATCATGGAGGCACCAGTTCGATGTTACAACATTTAAGCCGAAAACATCCTGCCAAAAATGTCGTGAAGACTTCAGACGGACGTAAGCAGACAAATTTAGATGTCTTTACCCGGAAGCGTGCCTGCTCCAATGAACGAGCTGGGGCGATCAGTGATAGGATAGCCAGCTTCATAGTGAAGGATTTACGTCCTATCAATTTAGTGGCTGGAAAAGGGTTTAAGGACCTCATGACTTATCTGGAACCTGGCTATCACTTACCTTCTGCTACACACTTTACACATTTAATTGAGCGCAAATATGATGTTGTCAAAGAAAGAGTTTGCCACATTTTACAGGAGCAAGCTGTGTATATCGCAATTACAGCTGATCTGTGGACAAGCGTTGCCACTGAAAGTTATATGACAGTTACATTTCACTACCTCGATGCACAGTGGCAGATGAAGAGTGTTGTATCTGGAACACTACCCTTGTGTGAAAGTCATACTGCTAACAACATTGTGACATGGATCAAAGAGCTGGTAGATGATGTAAGCATTGCTACAGAGAAGGTGGTGGCTTTTGTTCATGATAATTGCAAGAACATCGAAAATGCTGGAAACAGTTTAGAGGAAGTATATGGGTGGTTTTCTTTGGGATGTGCGGGGCACACTTTGCAACTCTGTGTGAATGCTGGGTTGAAAATCCCAGCTATAAGTAATGTTGTAGCGGCAGGAAGGCGCCTGACAACTCATTTTCATAAGAGTGAACCAGCCCTGCGTGCTTTAAGAAATCGTCAAAGAGACATGAGGGTAGAACAACATCAGCTCATACAAGATGTGAAAACCCATTGGAATAGTACTTACTACATGATTGAACGTCTTATTGAACAGAGGTGGCCACTCACAGCTGTAATGTCGGACAGTACCATCACTAAATCTGGTGACAGGAATTTGGATCTTAAATCGGAGCAGTGGGAGCTTCTTATAGCACTAAAAAAATTGTTACATCCTTTACAGGTTGCCACCACTTATTTCAGCAAAGAATTCAATGTGTCTTCTTCAGCATTATATCCAGTGCTTCACGGGCTACTAAAATCTTTACAATGCGTTGATAATGATCTGCCAGCTATTCAACAGTGTAAAACCTCAGTTGCTGAAGAAATTAAACAAAGGTGGAAACTAGACTCGTTAACATCCATTGATAAGGGAAGGATTCTTAAGAATGCACCTTTGATCTCTTGTATTGTAGATCCAAGGTTCATTCTTGGGAGCTAACAAACAATTTGAAGTTAAGACTGCTTTAACAACCTTGGTGTGTGAAGAGAAGGAAAGCTATGAGACTACACGGATTAGTCATCCGGAAGAATCCAATGGACCTGTTCCAAAGAAGAAATGTTCTGGCCTTGACATACTGTTAGGGGATGACTACACCAATGGTAGTGAAGATAATGAATCGGATTCTGATCCAATATTAAATGAGGTAGACCTGTTTTTCAAGGAAAGGCCTATTGATCGGGAAGAACCACCTTTGGTGTGGTGGAGAGAGAATCAGCACAGGTTCCCTATGATTTCCAAAGTAGCAAGAAGGTTTCTTACCATACCTATTACTTCCACTCCTTCAGAACGAGTTTTTTCTGCTGCAGGGTTGACTGTTACTCGATTACGCTCTTCACTAACACCTGAACATGTAAACATGTTGGTTTTCTTAAACAAGAACAGTTAGACAGTTAGCAAACTGTGATAGTAGTTGGctacttgtacttgtagtaCATGTTAATGTTGTAGacagtaataaatattataCTATTTTTCTATGTAATACATTGCTAAATATTCATGTAGCAAAtatacagtaaatgtacaagttTCATCTTCTCTAACTCCTAAATGTCTTCATGGGTGGAGACTGGTGGCTATTGGTCCTTGCCATGTCAGCTGCTGAATAAGCATAATAAgtgtgtgtacacatggtacagcattacaaatgaccAAAAAATTTAATACCTGGTCTGGCTATAATTAACCACTACATTACTCAATTAGCTTTATAAACTAACACACAGTAAGAACAGACGAATACTCGGATATTCGGTACAACAGGAAGTAATTATTCGGTCAGCAATTaccactattcgtttgagccttaaATAAAACGTAAGGTAGCTATGAACAATGTCAACAATCATAAATGATCATAATGATATTGCCATACAAATTACCAGCTAGCAGAACAGCACAACTAATACATGACATGTGCAGGAGTCAGTACAGCCTATTGGCTAGAAGCTACAATATTATAACTTCTGATGTATAGTGACTGTATGCATAAAAAACTACATACGGGTAGAGGATCTACACATTATATATACAAATTCAAGATAGGAAAGGGCCAACTCAATGTTATACCTACTCGCCACTGATGTAAAGTGTATCTATTGCAACTATATACCAGTGATCAATAAACAAGTGACAGTTACCATGCATAATATAAGTACAAAGTGTAGCTAGGAGCACTAGTCAACATGTATGGTGTAGCTGATGTAAAGTGTAGCTAAGTGTACAAGTCACAACAACTGTGTACAAGTCACAACAACTGTGTACAAGTCACAACAACTGTGTGCTTGCCTCCCTGGAGGAATTGAGGGTGCAATCCATGCGATGACTGAACTcttccacagccttaagctgtcacgtgtaaaactaccaccttatcacgtgacatgattgtgttgttggacaatgtacaaatcttggttatcactaagaagctggtgaataagcttcattcagtagcttcgttacttcgttgtggctaggcattactcagaggataactaacgagattagtaacttcgttacttgtagtaataa is a window encoding:
- the LOC136244068 gene encoding E3 SUMO-protein ligase ZBED1-like; amino-acid sequence: MADVISSESDVEQYSDNDSQGEEDEEDNGEDNDGSTTATSTSEETRKYKSQVWKFFTKKNAKSVVCTLCNKSLAYHGGTSSMLQHLSRKHPAKNVVKTSDGRKQTNLDVFTRKRACSNERAGAISDRIASFIVKDLRPINLVAGKGFKDLMTYLEPGYHLPSATHFTHLIERKYDVVKERVCHILQEQAVYIAITADLWTSVATESYMTVTFHYLDAQWQMKSVVSGTLPLCESHTANNIVTWIKELVDDVSIATEKVVAFVHDNCKNIENAGNSLEEVYGWFSLGCAGHTLQLCVNAGLKIPAISNVVAAGRRLTTHFHKSEPALRALRNRQRDMRVEQHQLIQDVKTHWNSTYYMIERLIEQRWPLTAVMSDSTITKSGDRNLDLKSEQWELLIALKKLLHPLQIQGSFLGANKQFEVKTALTTLVCEEKESYETTRISHPEESNGPVPKKKCSGLDILLGDDYTNGSEDNESDSDPILNEVDLFFKERPIDREEPPLVWWRENQHRFPMISKVARRFLTIPITSTPSERVFSAAGLTVTRLRSSLTPEHVNMLVFLNKNS